From the genome of Homalodisca vitripennis isolate AUS2020 chromosome 8, UT_GWSS_2.1, whole genome shotgun sequence, one region includes:
- the LOC124367623 gene encoding pyridoxine/pyridoxamine 5'-phosphate oxidase-like yields MGQENGLNDKNAQNGSDKAETESGLARIEFSGSNPFQLFREWHGEAREVNLVSPDALCFSTCSKDGVPSSRHMLLRRLDDDGFVLMTDGRSRKSNEIAENPLGSLAFLWSFRKDGSIINRQVRIDGRVEDLPQSSCQEIWEREPLYCKIRANICDQGRPVDWEDHKRIHDSWYEECLRENTVPTIPDHVVYYKVIPTFMEFYLAHDNFIGDRLAFHCTDKDAKVWKMGRIAA; encoded by the exons ATG GGCCAAGAAAATGGTTTGAACGACAAAAACGCACAGAATGGCTCAGATAAAGCAGAAACAGAGTCGGGACTCGCTCGCATCGAGTTTTCAGGCTCCAACCCTTTCCAGCTTTTCCGGGAATGGCATGGGGAGGCGCGAGAAGTAAATCTAGTCAGTCCTGACGCCCTCTGCTTCTCCACCTGTTCCAA AGATGGAGTCCCCAGCTCGAGGCATATGCTGCTAAGAAGGTTAGATGATGATGGGTTTGTCCTAATGACAGACGGACGTAGCAGAAAATCAAatgaaatt GCAGAAAATCCTCTTGGTTCTTTGGCATTCCTTTGGTCATTTAGAAAAGATGGCAGTATTATAAATAGACAA GTAAGAATAGACGGCCGGGTGGAAGATTTGCCACAGAGTTCCTGTCAGGAAATATGGGAGCGAGAACCGCTGTACTGCAAGATCCGGGCCAATATCTGCGACCAGGGTAGACCCGTGGATTGGGAGGATCACAAGAGGATTCACGACAGCTGGTACGAGGAGTGCCTCAGGGAAAATACAGTGCCCACCATCCCCGACCATGT aGTTTACTACAAGGTGATCCCCACCTTTATGGAGTTCTACCTCGCACATGACAATTTTATCGGGGACCGTTTGGCATTCCACTGCACGGATAAAGATGCAAAGGTCTGGAAAATGGGGAGGATCGCGGCTTGA